Proteins from one Osmerus mordax isolate fOsmMor3 chromosome 21, fOsmMor3.pri, whole genome shotgun sequence genomic window:
- the LOC136965495 gene encoding hemagglutinin/amebocyte aggregation factor-like yields MNRANVFILLLAGVLVNGKDLRWQNNYDEPLFFNCPSGQSISHIESEHHNKHEDRVWDFRCKATFDSATNCFTSSYVNGFDKPLSYQCPTSQVITGMHSYHENKHEDRRWKFTCCGASNFCIDTCQWTNYVNSFDEAFAFDVPSNTYLIGVESYHENKHEDRRWKYQYCTRRSC; encoded by the exons ATGAACAGAGCCAACGTCTTTATTCTGCTTCTTGCTGGTGTGTTGGTCAACGGAAAAG ACCTCCGCTGGCAGAACAACTATGACGAGCCGTTATTCTTTAATTGCCCTTCAGGACAATCCATCTCTCACATTGAGAG TGAGCATCACAACAAACATGAAGATCGTGTGTGGGACTTTAGGTGCAAAGCCACGTTTGACTCAGCAACTAACTGCTTTACATCTTCCTACGTAAATGGCTTTGACAAACCTTTGAGCTACCAATGCCCAACCTCTCAGGTCATCACAGGGATGCACAGCTATCATGAGAACAAGCATGAGGACAGAAG ATGGAAGTTCACCTGCTGTGGAGCCAGCAACTTCTGTATTGATACCTGCCAGTGGACAAACTACGTAAACTCGTTTGATGAGGCCTTCGCATTTGATGTCCCATCAAATACCTACCTGATTGGAGTTGAAAGCTACCATGAAAACAAGCATGA AGATCGTCGCTGGAAATACCAATACTGTACCAGAAGGTCATGCTGA